A part of Aegilops tauschii subsp. strangulata cultivar AL8/78 chromosome 2, Aet v6.0, whole genome shotgun sequence genomic DNA contains:
- the LOC141041273 gene encoding uncharacterized protein → MDDFRNTTERLFIDADGNTKLEVLYTNEPYKVEEILTLYEEWLREDRYKFVGLDLEYTREDYFDRSRKVAIMQLAMRKHVLVYHFCKARTECAALKDFLRNKGIIFASVDVRNDRDVLANSYLKVPRECHIDLQEELMIKGGNLRDSMADLAGAVINKFYLSMKSSFPQGLHDYWEWKPLSLEHLKYAAIDGYVSYELYRRVLSMKDMMHPRCLPDPRRR, encoded by the exons ATGGACGACTTCAGGAACACTACTGAGCGTCTCTTTATAGATGCTGATGGTAATACCAAGCTCGAGGTGTTGTACACTAACGAGCCCTACAAGGTGGAGGAGATTCTTACTCTCTATGAGGAATGGCTGCGTGAGGACAGGTACAAGTTTGTTGGTCTTGATCTGGAGTACACACGAGAGGATTATTTTGATCGTAGTAGAAAAGTCGCCATTATGCAACTGGCGATGCGCAAGCATGTTCTTGTCTATCACTTTTGCAAGGCCAGGACGGAGTGCGCTGCTCTGAAGGATTTCCTTCGGAACAAAGGTATAATTTTCGCTAGTGTCGACGTCAGGAATGATAGGGATGTTCTCGCAAACAGTTACCTCAAAGTCCCAAGAGAGTGTCACATCGACCTTCAAGAGGAGCTCATGATCAAAGGAGGCAATCTAAGGGATTCCATGGCAGATTTGGCAGGAGCCGTCATAAACAAATTTTACTTGAGTATGAAGTCGTCTTTTCCACAAGGTCTGCATGACTACTGGGAATGGAAGCCGCTTTCCCTTGAACACCTGAAATATGCGGCAATC GATGGGTATGTCAGCTACGAGCTCTACCGCCGAGTTCTGTCTATGAAGGACATGATGCATCCTCGTTGTCTTCCCGACCCCAGACGCCGTTGA